The following proteins come from a genomic window of Nautilia profundicola AmH:
- the rpsD gene encoding 30S ribosomal protein S4: MARYTGPVEKIERRLGVSLELKGERRLAGKSALDKRPYAPGQHGQRRTKISEYGLQLREKQKIKFYYGVLEKQFRKFFREANRQEGNTGENLIKLLERRLDNVVYRMGFASTRRFARQLVTHGHILVNGKKVNIPSYLVKEGDRIEIREKSKNNVQIQRALELSQQTGIAPWVDVDKEKLVGVFQRVPEREEVNIPVEERLVVELYSK; the protein is encoded by the coding sequence ATGGCAAGATATACAGGACCAGTTGAAAAAATCGAAAGAAGACTTGGAGTTAGCTTAGAGCTAAAAGGTGAAAGAAGATTAGCTGGAAAGTCAGCGCTTGACAAAAGACCTTACGCACCAGGACAGCATGGACAAAGAAGAACTAAAATTTCTGAGTACGGTTTACAGCTAAGAGAAAAACAAAAAATCAAATTCTATTACGGTGTACTTGAAAAACAATTTAGAAAATTCTTCCGTGAAGCAAACAGACAAGAAGGTAACACAGGGGAAAACCTAATCAAACTTCTTGAAAGAAGACTTGATAACGTAGTTTACAGAATGGGATTTGCATCTACTAGAAGATTTGCAAGACAGCTTGTAACTCACGGACATATTTTAGTAAACGGTAAAAAAGTAAATATTCCTTCTTACTTAGTAAAAGAAGGTGACAGAATTGAAATTAGAGAAAAATCTAAAAACAACGTACAAATTCAAAGAGCACTTGAACTATCACAACAGACTGGTATCGCACCGTGGGTGGACGTAGATAAAGAAAAACTTGTTGGTGTATTCCAAAGAGTACCAGAAAGAGAAGAAGTAAATATTCCGGTAGAAGAAAGACTAGTAGTTGAGTTGTACTCTAAATAA
- a CDS encoding NCS2 family permease — MLEKLFKLSEKNTNVSTEVRAGFTTFLAMMYIVPVNAGIMSLTGMPFDALITATAVVTIIATILNGFWSNTPVAMSVGMGLNAYFTFGLVKGMGIPWQTALGIVMISGLIFLVLSFTKFRVWVLESVPVDIRRAISAGIGAFIAFIGLQGMKIIVNNDAVLVGLGNLHDPHVLLGIFGFVVAAIMYAYRVKGAFIFSIIITSIVAWVFGLAKLPDGIVSLPASMSPIVFKFDLMSALTLSLIPVIITFLITDMFDTIGTLAGIGMRAGLFKDGSKELQKTLEADAAATVIGAALGTSTTTSFIESAAGVEEGGRTGLTAVVTGLLFITTLFFLPIYKAIPENAIYPILVMVGVLMFSELKNIDFKDTTIAVSAFVTIILMPLTYSITLGLSAGFVLYLILAAFRKEFDKINIGTITLAIIGLMAFIFH; from the coding sequence ATGCTTGAAAAACTATTCAAACTCTCTGAAAAAAATACAAATGTTTCTACCGAGGTAAGAGCCGGATTTACGACATTTTTGGCTATGATGTATATCGTTCCTGTAAACGCAGGTATTATGAGTCTGACAGGAATGCCGTTTGACGCATTGATTACAGCAACGGCTGTTGTAACAATAATTGCGACTATCCTTAACGGATTTTGGTCAAATACTCCTGTTGCAATGAGTGTCGGAATGGGACTTAATGCGTATTTTACGTTCGGTTTGGTTAAAGGTATGGGAATTCCTTGGCAGACTGCTTTAGGAATTGTAATGATAAGTGGGCTTATATTCCTGGTGCTTTCATTTACGAAATTCAGAGTATGGGTGCTTGAATCTGTGCCTGTTGATATCAGACGTGCAATCAGTGCCGGTATAGGTGCGTTTATTGCGTTTATCGGTCTTCAGGGTATGAAGATTATCGTAAATAACGACGCAGTTTTAGTAGGGCTTGGTAATTTGCACGATCCGCATGTACTTCTTGGAATTTTTGGATTTGTAGTGGCTGCGATTATGTATGCATATAGGGTTAAAGGTGCGTTTATTTTTTCTATTATAATCACTTCAATCGTTGCATGGGTATTCGGACTTGCGAAACTTCCTGACGGTATAGTTTCACTGCCTGCAAGTATGTCTCCTATAGTATTTAAATTTGATTTAATGAGTGCTTTAACTTTATCTTTAATTCCAGTAATTATTACATTTTTAATTACGGATATGTTTGATACAATCGGAACTCTTGCCGGAATAGGTATGAGAGCTGGACTGTTTAAAGATGGAAGCAAAGAACTTCAAAAAACACTTGAAGCTGACGCGGCTGCAACTGTGATAGGAGCAGCACTTGGTACTTCAACAACGACTTCATTTATTGAAAGTGCGGCCGGGGTTGAAGAAGGCGGTAGAACGGGCCTTACCGCGGTTGTTACGGGACTGCTATTCATTACTACACTGTTTTTCTTACCTATATATAAAGCAATTCCGGAAAATGCGATTTATCCTATTTTAGTAATGGTTGGTGTATTGATGTTTAGTGAGCTTAAAAATATTGATTTTAAAGATACTACAATTGCAGTCAGTGCGTTTGTAACAATTATTTTAATGCCTCTTACTTATTCAATTACACTTGGACTTAGTGCCGGATTCGTTCTATATTTGATTCTGGCAGCATTTAGAAAAGAATTCGATAAAATCAATATCGGAACAATTACACTTGCAATTATTGGTTTAATGGCATTTATTTTTCATTAA
- the rpmJ gene encoding 50S ribosomal protein L36 encodes MKVRASVKKICPKCKVVKRKGIVRVICENPRHKQRQG; translated from the coding sequence ATGAAAGTTAGAGCATCAGTTAAGAAAATTTGCCCTAAATGTAAAGTGGTAAAAAGAAAAGGGATTGTAAGAGTTATTTGTGAAAATCCTAGACATAAACAAAGACAAGGATAA
- the rpsK gene encoding 30S ribosomal protein S11 gives MAKRKVTKKKKIKKQVGRGVVYISATFNNTMITVTDEMGNALCWSSAGALGFKGSKKSTPFAAQQAVEDVMAKAKEYGIKEVGIKVQGPGGGRETAVKTVGAIEGIKVLWMKDVTPLPHNGCRPRKRRRV, from the coding sequence ATGGCTAAAAGAAAAGTAACTAAAAAGAAAAAAATTAAAAAACAAGTTGGTCGCGGAGTTGTATATATTTCAGCGACATTCAACAACACTATGATTACTGTAACTGATGAAATGGGTAACGCATTATGCTGGAGCAGTGCGGGTGCACTTGGATTCAAAGGTAGTAAAAAATCTACTCCGTTCGCGGCTCAGCAGGCAGTTGAAGACGTAATGGCTAAAGCTAAAGAATACGGAATTAAAGAAGTAGGTATTAAAGTACAAGGACCTGGTGGTGGTAGAGAAACTGCAGTTAAAACTGTAGGTGCTATTGAAGGTATTAAAGTATTATGGATGAAAGACGTAACTCCGTTACCTCACAACGGATGTAGACCAAGAAAAAGAAGAAGGGTGTAA
- a CDS encoding (2Fe-2S) ferredoxin domain-containing protein, protein MQMPKPKNVIYMCQVKRPPSFPKPSCVREGKEDLFQFTQQKMMEMGIDPMVNWIVPTGCLNRCNFGPVMMVEPGQYMYVDLDKEKIEKILKEHIIGGNPVKEYLIPEEFWA, encoded by the coding sequence ATGCAAATGCCAAAACCAAAAAATGTAATCTATATGTGTCAGGTTAAAAGACCGCCAAGTTTTCCAAAACCAAGCTGTGTTAGAGAAGGAAAAGAAGATCTTTTTCAATTCACTCAGCAAAAAATGATGGAAATGGGAATTGATCCTATGGTAAACTGGATAGTGCCTACAGGGTGTCTTAACAGATGTAACTTCGGACCGGTTATGATGGTGGAGCCTGGTCAGTATATGTATGTAGATCTTGATAAAGAAAAAATTGAAAAAATATTAAAAGAACACATCATCGGTGGAAATCCGGTAAAAGAATATTTAATTCCGGAGGAATTCTGGGCATAA
- the rplQ gene encoding 50S ribosomal protein L17, with protein sequence MRHKHGYRKLGRVSEHRQALLRNLACDLIENGRIETTVPKAKELRKYVEKLITKSKNADLNTHRYVYSKLGSNERAKAATRKVIEEIAPKFENRKGGYTRIIKTRFRRGDAAEMCIIEFVGE encoded by the coding sequence ATGAGACATAAACACGGATACAGAAAGCTTGGTCGTGTTAGTGAACACAGACAGGCACTTCTTAGAAACTTAGCATGCGATTTAATCGAAAACGGTAGAATCGAAACAACAGTTCCAAAAGCGAAAGAGCTTAGAAAATATGTTGAAAAACTTATTACAAAATCTAAAAACGCTGATTTAAACACTCACAGATATGTTTATTCAAAACTTGGATCAAACGAAAGAGCTAAAGCGGCAACAAGAAAAGTAATAGAAGAAATCGCACCTAAATTCGAAAACAGAAAAGGTGGATATACAAGAATTATCAAAACAAGATTTAGAAGAGGTGATGCAGCTGAAATGTGTATAATCGAATTCGTTGGAGAATAA
- a CDS encoding mechanosensitive ion channel family protein, with protein MAQNLPQALLDLLNYQFLSLPIYKILIAFFIFFVFLFARKFFTLIVLSFLKKVVSKTKTDVDDKFLNAIRNPLRFLFIIAGVYFLFYFLDANGALLNHLLKGLLIFDLFWMIYNVITEFEEYVYHLLGKFGKSSRELASFLIKITKVFVVTVGVVALLQDWGINVTGFLASLGLGGLAFALAAKDTAANIFGGIAILTDNIFKIGEWVKIGNAEGIVEDIGMRTTKIRAFDKRLIVVPNSVIANSNVENFSRRDRRRIMMRLGLTYDTTLEVMEKILNEIREMLLNHPDIHNEPILIYFDEYQDSSLSIFCYFFTKTAVWDDYLKIREDVNFKIKEIVEKNGASFAFPSNSLYVETPIRIEHV; from the coding sequence ATGGCTCAAAACCTTCCTCAAGCGCTGCTTGATTTGCTTAATTATCAATTTTTATCGTTGCCTATTTATAAAATATTAATAGCCTTTTTTATATTTTTTGTATTTTTATTTGCAAGAAAGTTTTTTACTTTAATAGTTTTGTCGTTTTTGAAAAAAGTAGTATCGAAAACTAAAACGGACGTTGATGATAAGTTTTTAAACGCTATACGTAATCCTTTAAGATTTTTATTTATTATTGCGGGTGTATATTTTCTTTTTTATTTTCTTGATGCAAACGGAGCTCTTTTAAATCATCTGCTTAAAGGTCTTTTGATATTTGATCTGTTTTGGATGATATATAATGTCATTACCGAGTTTGAGGAGTATGTATATCATTTATTGGGTAAATTCGGTAAAAGCTCTCGTGAACTCGCTTCGTTTTTAATAAAAATAACAAAAGTTTTTGTTGTGACTGTCGGTGTAGTCGCTCTTCTTCAGGATTGGGGTATTAATGTTACCGGCTTTTTGGCTTCGTTAGGTTTAGGTGGTTTGGCGTTTGCGTTGGCTGCAAAAGATACGGCTGCCAATATTTTTGGAGGCATTGCTATTTTAACCGATAATATTTTTAAAATAGGAGAATGGGTTAAAATAGGAAACGCAGAGGGAATAGTTGAAGATATTGGCATGCGTACGACTAAAATAAGGGCTTTTGACAAAAGGCTAATAGTAGTGCCTAATTCCGTAATTGCTAATTCAAATGTCGAAAATTTCAGCAGGCGTGACAGACGTAGGATTATGATGAGACTCGGATTAACCTACGATACTACGCTTGAAGTAATGGAAAAAATTCTTAATGAAATAAGAGAAATGCTTTTAAATCATCCTGATATACACAATGAGCCGATTTTGATATATTTTGATGAATATCAAGACAGTTCATTAAGTATATTTTGCTACTTTTTTACAAAAACTGCGGTTTGGGACGATTATTTAAAAATAAGAGAGGATGTTAATTTCAAAATAAAAGAAATAGTTGAAAAAAATGGCGCTTCATTCGCATTCCCTTCAAATAGTCTGTATGTTGAAACGCCAATAAGGATTGAACATGTTTAA
- a CDS encoding peptidoglycan D,D-transpeptidase FtsI family protein, whose protein sequence is MFFSVTKPKSYFNPKITKIESAIRGSIKTKNFTLAKSEKIYSVYINPTYIVSDKKRMFIDLFSIYTGVDKKTLYRKLRKHTKRILLAKVDLKTKQQLVYLRKILDYYRVFTSINGVRRAYDIESVVYMGKNKYEALFKRLYPYGDTFEPFLGRYLKDKGRGDNGIEDYYDNILRPQKNGKIVGYRDVSGNIIYDKNSIVQYPVNGKDIELNINLVLQRRIEKLLDEAKSLYQAKEVMAAVMDSKTGKILAIATSNRFNPLRITKKDIPNMKISAIRYLYEPGSVMKPITFAILLENKKVNPYEVLNAYNGKWKPKWRKTYIRDDDAFAWLSAENALVYSSNIVISQLALRLTPKEFYEGLKNFGFSKYSGIDLPYEIKGVIRSLRELNYPIYKSTTAYGYGIMVNFIQLLKAYNAFNNNGIEVTPKIANVQSVAKRVISAKTANEMLRILRKIVLKGTAKNAYMEDIFTAGKTGTAHVSVNNRYEKIYNSSFFGFANDKSHKYTIGVTFLDIKAPFPNYFASQSAVPLFKKIVIIMKDEKLIGD, encoded by the coding sequence TTGTTCTTTAGTGTTACCAAACCCAAAAGCTATTTCAATCCCAAAATAACAAAAATAGAAAGTGCGATAAGAGGAAGTATAAAAACCAAAAATTTCACTTTGGCGAAAAGTGAAAAAATCTACAGTGTGTATATAAACCCTACGTATATTGTTAGCGATAAAAAAAGAATGTTTATAGATCTTTTCAGTATATATACCGGAGTTGACAAAAAAACTCTTTACCGTAAATTAAGAAAACATACAAAAAGAATACTTTTAGCAAAAGTTGATTTAAAAACAAAGCAGCAACTTGTTTATCTCAGAAAAATTCTTGATTATTACAGGGTTTTTACTTCAATTAACGGCGTCAGAAGAGCGTATGATATAGAAAGTGTTGTATATATGGGAAAAAACAAATATGAGGCTCTTTTTAAAAGGCTTTATCCGTACGGTGATACGTTTGAGCCGTTTTTGGGAAGATATCTTAAAGATAAAGGAAGAGGCGATAACGGTATAGAAGATTATTACGACAATATATTACGTCCTCAAAAAAACGGTAAAATCGTAGGATACAGGGATGTAAGCGGAAATATAATTTATGATAAAAATTCGATTGTTCAATATCCTGTAAACGGTAAAGATATTGAGCTGAATATAAATCTTGTACTTCAAAGAAGAATAGAAAAACTTCTTGATGAAGCAAAATCCCTTTATCAGGCAAAAGAGGTAATGGCTGCCGTTATGGATTCTAAAACAGGTAAAATTTTGGCCATTGCCACGTCAAACAGATTCAATCCTTTACGTATAACCAAAAAAGACATACCGAATATGAAAATTAGCGCTATCAGATATTTATACGAACCCGGATCCGTTATGAAACCGATTACGTTTGCTATTTTGCTTGAAAATAAAAAGGTAAACCCTTATGAGGTTCTAAACGCATACAACGGTAAATGGAAACCTAAATGGAGAAAAACGTATATAAGAGATGACGACGCTTTTGCATGGCTTAGTGCCGAAAACGCTCTTGTATATTCAAGTAATATCGTAATATCGCAGCTTGCATTAAGACTCACACCCAAAGAATTTTACGAAGGGCTTAAAAATTTCGGATTTTCAAAATACAGCGGAATTGATCTGCCTTATGAGATAAAGGGTGTAATCAGGAGTTTAAGAGAGCTTAATTACCCGATTTATAAATCAACTACTGCATACGGGTACGGTATTATGGTGAATTTTATACAACTATTAAAAGCGTATAACGCATTTAATAATAACGGTATTGAAGTAACTCCTAAAATAGCCAATGTGCAAAGTGTTGCCAAACGTGTAATAAGTGCCAAAACCGCTAATGAAATGCTGAGAATCTTAAGAAAAATAGTTTTAAAAGGTACAGCCAAAAACGCATATATGGAAGATATCTTCACAGCGGGTAAAACAGGTACGGCACACGTAAGCGTTAATAACAGGTACGAAAAAATATATAATTCTTCATTTTTTGGTTTTGCAAATGATAAATCCCACAAATACACTATTGGAGTAACTTTTTTAGATATAAAAGCCCCCTTTCCTAATTACTTCGCTTCTCAAAGCGCTGTACCATTATTCAAAAAAATTGTTATAATAATGAAGGATGAAAAATTAATAGGGGATTAA
- a CDS encoding Hsp20/alpha crystallin family protein: protein MWPTVFDPFKELQDIERRIGAVLNTNRPVQKVEAFTPAVNEKVDEKGYYLEIDLPGVKKEDIEISVNDGILTISGERKLQRKEEKENYTRIESFFGRFERSFKLPADADADNIEAKYENGVLVLYIPRRKKPEGKKIEIK, encoded by the coding sequence ATGTGGCCAACAGTATTTGATCCTTTTAAAGAATTACAAGATATCGAAAGAAGAATAGGTGCGGTTTTGAATACAAATAGACCTGTTCAAAAAGTTGAAGCTTTTACACCTGCGGTTAATGAAAAAGTTGATGAAAAAGGTTATTATCTTGAAATCGATCTTCCTGGAGTAAAAAAAGAAGATATTGAAATTTCAGTAAATGATGGAATTTTAACAATTTCAGGTGAAAGAAAACTTCAAAGAAAAGAAGAAAAAGAAAACTATACAAGAATCGAGAGCTTTTTCGGAAGATTTGAAAGAAGCTTCAAATTACCTGCGGATGCGGATGCAGATAATATTGAAGCTAAATATGAAAACGGTGTGTTAGTGCTTTATATTCCAAGACGCAAAAAACCGGAAGGTAAAAAAATCGAAATTAAATAA
- the panD gene encoding aspartate 1-decarboxylase, translating into MTIEMLYSKIHRATVTDANLNYVGSITIDEELMEEANLLVGQKVDIVNINNGERFSTYVIKGKRGNRDICLNGAAARKVHPGDKIIIIAYANMTPEEAKNFKPAVLIVDDNNDIIEKTTYLQEG; encoded by the coding sequence ATGACAATTGAAATGCTTTATTCCAAAATCCACAGAGCTACGGTAACGGATGCTAATTTAAACTATGTCGGCTCCATTACCATCGACGAAGAGCTGATGGAAGAAGCGAACCTGCTTGTCGGGCAAAAAGTGGACATTGTTAATATCAACAACGGTGAAAGATTTTCTACTTATGTTATAAAAGGGAAAAGAGGCAACCGTGATATATGTCTAAACGGAGCCGCGGCAAGAAAGGTTCATCCGGGCGATAAAATAATAATAATCGCTTATGCAAACATGACACCCGAGGAAGCTAAAAATTTCAAACCTGCAGTGTTGATTGTTGATGATAATAACGATATAATTGAAAAAACAACTTATTTGCAGGAGGGGTAA
- a CDS encoding DNA-directed RNA polymerase subunit alpha, whose amino-acid sequence MNKIKTEVLIPSDVSFKEEGNKATIEVYPFEAGFGVSVAHPIRRTLIASTPGFAPIALKIEGVKHEFDSLKGMLEDVASFIINLKNIRFKIKEGDEAVVDYVFVGPKEIKGSDLANDLVDIVTPNEYIATLNEEAELKLTLIIRKGMGFVAVENFRDEIPEGFIGLDAYFSPIKKVVYNIENILVEDDPNFEKVIFEVETDGQISPIDAFKNAVNNYLNQFSVFSKEFKLEQKTSQSVELDEVYNVLFEPIENLNLRSRSFNALDRAGIRFVGELVLMGKEKISNIKNLGTKSLEEIFDKLEEIGFPLNKTLPLDIKKAIEDKLSQLKEN is encoded by the coding sequence ATGAATAAAATAAAAACAGAAGTTTTAATTCCAAGCGATGTTTCTTTCAAAGAAGAAGGAAACAAAGCTACAATCGAAGTATATCCTTTTGAAGCGGGGTTCGGGGTTAGCGTTGCTCATCCGATTAGAAGAACGCTAATTGCTTCAACTCCGGGTTTTGCACCTATCGCTCTTAAAATCGAAGGTGTAAAACATGAGTTCGACTCATTAAAAGGCATGCTTGAAGATGTTGCAAGTTTTATTATTAACCTTAAAAACATCAGATTTAAAATTAAAGAGGGCGATGAAGCAGTAGTTGACTATGTGTTCGTAGGTCCTAAAGAAATTAAAGGTAGCGATCTTGCTAATGATTTAGTTGATATTGTTACACCTAATGAATATATTGCAACATTAAACGAAGAAGCGGAACTTAAACTGACTTTAATTATCAGAAAAGGTATGGGATTCGTAGCCGTAGAAAACTTCAGAGATGAAATTCCAGAAGGATTTATCGGACTTGACGCATATTTCAGTCCGATTAAAAAAGTTGTTTACAACATTGAAAATATCTTAGTTGAAGACGATCCTAATTTTGAAAAAGTTATTTTTGAAGTTGAAACAGACGGACAAATCAGCCCGATTGATGCGTTTAAAAACGCAGTTAACAACTATTTAAACCAATTTAGCGTATTTTCAAAAGAATTCAAACTTGAGCAAAAAACGTCACAAAGCGTTGAGCTTGACGAAGTTTACAATGTACTTTTTGAACCAATTGAGAATTTGAATTTAAGAAGCAGAAGTTTCAATGCGCTTGACAGAGCAGGTATCAGATTTGTCGGTGAGCTTGTACTTATGGGTAAAGAAAAAATCTCAAATATCAAAAACCTTGGTACTAAATCTTTAGAAGAGATTTTTGACAAACTTGAAGAAATCGGATTCCCGTTAAATAAAACATTGCCGCTTGATATTAAAAAAGCAATTGAAGATAAACTATCACAACTTAAGGAGAATTAA
- a CDS encoding NifU family protein: MAEIPFSNEDLKEAVAGVLDEVRPMLQMDGGDVTLIDVRKPIVFVQLQGGCVGCASAGATLKYGIEKALKEKIHPELVVMNVPHGYEDKLDELVKYSF; encoded by the coding sequence ATGGCTGAAATTCCTTTTTCTAATGAAGATTTAAAAGAAGCTGTGGCCGGCGTACTTGATGAAGTTAGGCCTATGCTTCAAATGGATGGCGGTGATGTTACGTTAATAGACGTAAGAAAACCGATCGTTTTCGTTCAATTACAGGGCGGGTGCGTAGGGTGTGCAAGTGCCGGTGCAACATTAAAATACGGTATTGAAAAAGCACTTAAAGAAAAAATACACCCTGAACTTGTAGTAATGAATGTACCTCATGGTTATGAGGATAAATTGGATGAGCTTGTCAAATATTCATTTTGA
- the rpsM gene encoding 30S ribosomal protein S13, which translates to MARIAGIDLPKKKKIEYALPYIYGIGLTTSRKILKDTGIDPEKRVYELTEDEVSILNKEIQSNYIVEGELRKIVQLNIKELMDLGCYRGLRHRRGLPVRGQRTKTNARTRKGKRKTVGAKAK; encoded by the coding sequence ATGGCAAGAATTGCAGGGATAGACTTACCAAAAAAGAAAAAAATCGAGTATGCACTTCCATATATTTATGGAATCGGACTTACTACAAGTAGAAAAATTTTAAAAGATACTGGAATTGATCCGGAAAAAAGAGTTTACGAATTAACTGAAGACGAAGTTTCAATTCTAAACAAAGAAATTCAATCAAACTATATCGTTGAGGGTGAACTAAGAAAAATCGTTCAGCTTAACATTAAAGAACTTATGGACCTTGGGTGCTATAGAGGTTTAAGACACAGAAGAGGATTACCTGTTAGAGGTCAGAGAACTAAAACTAACGCACGTACAAGAAAAGGTAAAAGAAAAACTGTTGGCGCAAAAGCTAAATAA
- the fliE gene encoding flagellar hook-basal body complex protein FliE produces the protein MAFINKVENTNNIGNVVNNKNKADGSFEDLLKKELDTTNNMMQNAEKAEADIATGKVEDLAKASITIQKAEMQMKMVLEVRNKAINAYKELLKTQI, from the coding sequence ATGGCTTTTATAAATAAAGTTGAAAATACAAACAATATCGGAAATGTTGTTAATAATAAAAACAAAGCCGACGGCAGTTTTGAGGATTTGTTAAAAAAAGAACTCGACACAACAAACAATATGATGCAAAATGCCGAAAAAGCCGAAGCGGATATCGCTACAGGAAAAGTCGAAGATTTGGCAAAAGCGTCTATTACAATTCAAAAAGCGGAAATGCAAATGAAAATGGTTTTGGAAGTAAGAAACAAAGCCATTAACGCCTACAAAGAGCTTCTAAAAACACAAATTTAA
- a CDS encoding UDP-N-acetylmuramoyl-L-alanyl-D-glutamate--2,6-diaminopimelate ligase has protein sequence MNYKELIQKDLITDNTKELSEDKLFLKTKQNEKYSKDISKYITPKELIQNLTLKTKFIGITGTNGKTTTAFVLGHLLQQAGYSVGIQGTEGFYLNGEKIEAKTLTTPPIFTTIKRAVKYEPDFYIMEVSSHAIVQQRIEGIEFTAKILTSFSQDHLDYHKTMEEYKRVKESFFRDETVKVFNGKLLVKNEKCKVKSGGYEFNLNCKNLYVLEKPIVDDIPMAGEFNKMNFSLALKTASLLTNSSLSTFNFSLFEGVPGRMEIVSKKPLVIIDFAHTPDGMEKVLSAVEGKKIVVFGAGGDRDKDKRHLMGEVADKYAEYIIITEDNPRCEDSNEICKEIAKGIKSIPYKIISNRKDAIKEAVDIAKKKNYTLMLLGKGDENYIQYCDKKIDYSDRETVKKLLSNKVVKVN, from the coding sequence ATGAACTACAAAGAACTTATACAAAAAGATCTTATTACTGACAATACAAAAGAGCTTAGTGAAGATAAGCTATTCTTAAAAACCAAACAAAATGAAAAATACTCTAAAGATATCTCAAAATATATTACTCCAAAAGAACTGATACAAAACTTAACCCTTAAAACAAAATTCATAGGAATTACAGGTACAAACGGTAAGACGACAACTGCGTTTGTCCTTGGACATTTATTGCAACAAGCCGGATACAGTGTAGGTATTCAGGGTACTGAAGGTTTTTATCTAAACGGTGAAAAAATTGAAGCCAAAACCCTGACGACTCCTCCAATATTCACAACGATTAAAAGAGCTGTGAAATATGAGCCGGATTTTTACATTATGGAAGTAAGCTCTCATGCAATAGTGCAGCAAAGGATAGAAGGTATTGAATTTACGGCTAAAATACTGACTTCATTCTCGCAGGATCATCTTGATTATCATAAAACAATGGAAGAATACAAAAGAGTTAAAGAAAGTTTTTTTCGGGATGAAACCGTTAAAGTTTTCAATGGAAAACTTTTAGTGAAAAATGAAAAGTGTAAAGTGAAAAGTGGAGGGTATGAATTTAATTTAAACTGTAAGAATTTATATGTTTTGGAAAAACCAATAGTAGATGATATCCCAATGGCAGGCGAGTTTAATAAGATGAATTTTTCATTAGCCTTGAAAACAGCTTCGTTGCTTACAAACTCTTCACTTTCAACTTTTAACTTTTCACTTTTTGAGGGTGTTCCCGGAAGAATGGAAATAGTTTCGAAAAAGCCTCTTGTTATAATTGATTTTGCGCATACTCCGGACGGTATGGAAAAAGTACTAAGCGCGGTGGAAGGGAAAAAGATTGTTGTTTTCGGTGCAGGAGGAGACAGGGATAAAGATAAACGCCATCTGATGGGTGAAGTTGCAGATAAATATGCAGAATATATAATTATTACGGAAGATAACCCGAGATGTGAAGATTCAAATGAAATTTGTAAAGAGATCGCTAAAGGTATAAAAAGCATACCGTATAAAATAATATCAAATCGAAAAGATGCTATCAAAGAAGCTGTAGATATAGCTAAAAAGAAAAATTATACACTAATGCTTTTAGGCAAAGGTGATGAAAACTACATACAGTACTGTGATAAAAAAATTGATTATAGTGACAGGGAGACGGTTAAGAAGTTGTTAAGTAATAAAGTTGTTAAGGTTAATTAG